The following are encoded in a window of Saccharothrix longispora genomic DNA:
- a CDS encoding glycoside hydrolase family 48 protein: MPFVAPVANAAVTCTVNYQVTNQWQGGFGASVAIRNQGDAVNNWRLTWTFPNGQRVQQGWSGTFSQSGSVVTVAAPTWSPNLASGAQTTVGFNGSWTGSNNPPTDFALNGTPCTGPNTAPSVSLTSPTAGQAFQSGAAIAMAATAADTDGSVAKVDFLADGVVVATDTSAPFTGSWTGAAVGEHAITARATDDKGGVGTSTAVGIRVLAGQAVQVSPNSLSVRQGNTGTFGVSLATAPTANVTVAVSRSAGSTDLTAGPASLTFTPSNWATKQNVTVTSADNGGALGTATFTVSSTGIAPATVEVREVDGSASDFEQAFLDLYAKIHDPSSGYFRTFPDGLKVPYHSIETLMVEAPDHGHQTTSEAFSYYLWLEASYARITGEWASFKKAWASMEKYIIPATADQPTNNKYDASKPATYAPEHPRMDQYPSQLDSNAPVGRDPIAAELKSAYGTDDIYGMHWLIDVDNTYGFGRCGDESDAAPAYINTYQRGSSESVWETIPQPSCDTFAHGGPNGYLDLFTKDASYAKQYKYTNAPDADARAVQVALLAQEWATEQGKGSEIAPEVAKAAKMGDYLRYAMFDKYFKKIGNCTSPTTCPGGTGKDSAHYLMSWYYAWGGATDTSAGWAWRIGSGASHQGYQNPLAAYALANVPALKPKSATGQQDWATSMTRQLEMLQWLQSADGGIAGGVTNTWEGSYGQPPAGTPTFYGMFYDAHPVWRDPPSNRWFGFQAWQMERTAALYEMTGNAAAKKILDKWVPWAIANTTVGANGAFQIPSDLEWTGAPDNWNATNPGANANLRVRVLNHSQDVGIAASYAKTLLNYAAESGNAQAKTVGEGLLTALLAHQDDKGIAVPETRADYNRFDDTYNTSTREGPYVPTGWSGTMPNGDQIRPGVSFTDIRSMFKQDPDWPKVQAYLDGGPAPTFTYHRFWAQAEIATAFQLHVELFG; the protein is encoded by the coding sequence ATGCCGTTCGTCGCCCCCGTGGCGAACGCGGCCGTGACGTGCACGGTCAACTACCAGGTCACGAACCAGTGGCAGGGCGGCTTCGGCGCCAGCGTGGCCATCCGCAACCAGGGTGACGCGGTCAACAACTGGCGCCTCACGTGGACCTTCCCGAACGGACAGCGCGTCCAGCAGGGGTGGAGCGGCACGTTCAGCCAGAGCGGCTCGGTGGTCACCGTGGCCGCTCCGACCTGGTCGCCCAACCTCGCGTCCGGCGCGCAGACCACGGTCGGCTTCAACGGCTCGTGGACCGGCAGCAACAACCCGCCGACCGACTTCGCGCTCAACGGCACGCCCTGCACCGGCCCGAACACCGCGCCGAGCGTGTCGCTGACCTCGCCGACGGCGGGCCAGGCGTTCCAGAGCGGCGCGGCGATCGCGATGGCCGCGACCGCGGCCGACACCGACGGCAGCGTCGCCAAGGTGGACTTCCTGGCGGACGGCGTGGTCGTCGCGACCGACACCTCGGCGCCCTTCACGGGCTCGTGGACCGGTGCCGCGGTAGGCGAGCACGCCATCACCGCCCGGGCCACCGACGACAAGGGCGGGGTCGGCACGTCGACCGCCGTGGGCATCCGGGTCCTCGCGGGCCAGGCGGTCCAGGTCAGCCCGAACTCGCTGAGCGTCCGGCAGGGCAACACCGGCACGTTCGGCGTGTCGCTGGCGACCGCGCCGACGGCCAACGTCACGGTGGCGGTCTCGCGCTCCGCGGGCAGCACCGACCTCACGGCCGGTCCCGCGTCGCTGACCTTCACCCCGTCGAACTGGGCGACCAAGCAGAACGTCACGGTCACCTCGGCGGACAACGGCGGCGCCCTGGGCACGGCCACGTTCACGGTCAGCTCCACCGGCATCGCCCCGGCCACGGTCGAGGTGCGCGAGGTCGACGGCTCCGCGTCGGACTTCGAGCAGGCGTTCCTCGACCTGTACGCGAAGATCCACGACCCGTCCAGCGGCTACTTCCGGACGTTCCCGGACGGCCTGAAGGTCCCGTACCACTCGATCGAGACGCTGATGGTCGAGGCGCCGGACCACGGTCACCAGACCACGTCCGAGGCGTTCAGCTACTACCTGTGGCTGGAGGCCAGCTACGCCCGGATCACGGGTGAGTGGGCCTCGTTCAAGAAGGCCTGGGCCTCGATGGAGAAGTACATCATCCCGGCGACGGCCGACCAGCCGACGAACAACAAGTACGACGCGTCCAAGCCGGCGACGTACGCCCCCGAGCACCCGCGGATGGACCAGTACCCGTCCCAGCTCGACAGCAACGCGCCGGTGGGCCGCGACCCGATCGCGGCCGAGCTGAAGTCGGCCTACGGGACCGACGACATCTACGGCATGCACTGGCTGATCGACGTCGACAACACCTACGGCTTCGGCCGGTGCGGCGACGAGTCCGACGCGGCCCCCGCGTACATCAACACCTACCAGCGCGGCTCGTCGGAGTCGGTGTGGGAGACCATCCCGCAGCCGTCCTGCGACACGTTCGCGCACGGTGGCCCCAACGGCTACCTCGACCTGTTCACCAAGGACGCGAGCTACGCCAAGCAGTACAAGTACACCAACGCCCCGGACGCCGACGCGCGTGCGGTGCAGGTGGCGCTGCTGGCGCAGGAGTGGGCGACCGAGCAGGGCAAGGGCAGCGAGATCGCCCCGGAGGTCGCGAAGGCGGCCAAGATGGGCGACTACCTCCGCTACGCCATGTTCGACAAGTACTTCAAGAAGATCGGCAACTGCACCAGCCCGACCACCTGCCCCGGTGGCACCGGCAAGGACAGCGCGCACTACCTGATGTCCTGGTACTACGCGTGGGGCGGCGCCACCGACACGTCCGCCGGTTGGGCGTGGCGCATCGGTTCCGGCGCCTCGCACCAGGGTTACCAGAACCCCCTGGCGGCCTACGCGCTGGCGAACGTGCCGGCCCTGAAGCCGAAGTCGGCGACCGGCCAGCAGGACTGGGCCACCTCGATGACCCGCCAGCTGGAGATGCTGCAGTGGCTCCAGTCGGCCGACGGCGGCATCGCCGGCGGTGTCACGAACACGTGGGAAGGCTCGTACGGCCAGCCCCCGGCCGGCACGCCGACCTTCTACGGCATGTTCTACGACGCCCACCCGGTGTGGCGCGACCCGCCGTCGAACCGCTGGTTCGGCTTCCAGGCGTGGCAGATGGAGCGCACCGCCGCCCTGTACGAGATGACGGGCAACGCGGCGGCCAAGAAGATCCTCGACAAGTGGGTCCCCTGGGCCATCGCGAACACCACCGTCGGTGCGAACGGGGCGTTCCAGATCCCGTCCGACCTGGAGTGGACCGGCGCGCCGGACAACTGGAACGCCACCAACCCGGGCGCCAACGCCAACCTGCGCGTGCGGGTGCTCAACCACAGCCAGGACGTCGGCATCGCCGCGTCCTACGCCAAGACGCTCCTCAACTACGCGGCCGAGTCGGGCAACGCCCAGGCGAAGACCGTCGGTGAGGGCCTCCTGACGGCGCTGCTGGCGCACCAGGACGACAAGGGCATCGCGGTGCCCGAGACGCGGGCGGACTACAACCGCTTCGACGACACCTACAACACGTCGACGCGCGAGGGCCCGTACGTCCCGACGGGCTGGTCGGGCACCATGCCCAACGGTGACCAGATCCGACCGGGCGTCTCGTTCACCGACATCCGGTCCATGTTCAAGCAGGACCCGGACTGGCCGAAGGTCCAGGCCTACCTGGACGGCGGCCCCGCGCCGACCTTCACCTACCACCGGTTCTGGGCGCAGGCTGAGATCGCCACGGCGTTCCAGCTGCACGTGGAGCTGTTCGGGTAG
- a CDS encoding beta-glucosidase family protein has translation MDPLPFRDPGLPVETRVADLLGRLTAEEKVAMLHQRQPAVPRLGLAEFRTGLEALHGVAWLGEATVFPQAVGLGASWDTDLVRRVGEATGVEARGFHHRDPVAHGLNVWAPVVNPLRDPRWGRNEEGYSEDPVLTAEMGTAYARGLRGDHPRYLRTAPTLKHFLGYNNEDDRCTTSSDLRPRVLHEYELPCFRGPVEAGAAVAVMLAYNLVNGRPAHLTPLLDAELRPCAPDGLAAVSDAYAPSNVAGVQAYLPTHAEAHAAMLNAGLDSFTDQDADPTLTIASVTTAIEDGLLEQGVVDRAVGRVLALRFRLGEFDPPADDPAGDPADGNPYAAITSDVIGTHGELALEAARQAVVLLRNDSFLPLRSGVDLAVIGTHADTVFEDWYSGTPPYRVTVRTGLEQFATVAHHEGVDRIALRAADGRHLGVRGGVVGLGDRALFDRFDWGDGVWTLRDVASRRYLGVRQDGTLVAEAVTPGGWDVRELFEPRPTDDGVVLRNKVQGTDIGPFTVELVVDGTAAAAEVAARAEVAVLVLGNDPHVNGRETQDRTTLRLPNLDLVRAVREANPRTVLVLVSSYPYTLDGEEERLPAVVWTAHGGQEQGRAVAEALFGAYSPSGRLPQTWYRSDDDLPDVLDYDVIRAGSTYLYFTGDPLFPFGHGLGYATFGYSDLAHDGGVARVSITNTGLVPGAEVVQLYSSARRPRVRQPVRRLQSFRRVHLEPGETATVELPVGHLWHWDVTTGRRVVETGRYELAVGSSSREIRARLDIDVEGEVIAPRAGVLRAVDFDDCDGVRLVDDEVEFTREGGWIAFHDVVDGERSAPPGTRVSRRDGASLVLTAAAAGVRVREVR, from the coding sequence GTGGACCCGCTGCCGTTCCGCGACCCGGGGCTCCCGGTGGAGACCAGGGTCGCCGACCTCCTCGGCCGGCTGACCGCCGAGGAGAAGGTGGCGATGCTCCACCAGCGGCAACCCGCCGTGCCCCGACTGGGCCTCGCCGAGTTCCGCACGGGCCTGGAGGCGCTGCACGGCGTGGCGTGGCTCGGCGAGGCCACCGTGTTCCCGCAGGCGGTCGGCCTGGGCGCGTCGTGGGACACCGACCTGGTGCGCAGGGTCGGCGAGGCGACCGGCGTCGAGGCGCGCGGCTTCCACCACCGCGACCCCGTCGCGCACGGCCTCAACGTGTGGGCGCCGGTGGTGAACCCGCTGCGCGACCCGCGCTGGGGCCGCAACGAGGAGGGCTACTCCGAGGACCCGGTGCTCACCGCCGAGATGGGCACGGCCTACGCCCGAGGCCTGCGCGGCGACCACCCGCGCTACCTGCGCACCGCGCCCACGCTCAAGCACTTCCTGGGCTACAACAACGAGGACGACCGCTGCACGACGTCGTCGGACCTGCGCCCCCGCGTGCTGCACGAGTACGAGCTGCCGTGCTTCCGCGGCCCGGTCGAGGCGGGCGCGGCGGTCGCCGTGATGCTGGCCTACAACCTGGTCAACGGCCGCCCCGCGCACCTGACCCCGCTGCTGGACGCGGAGCTGCGGCCGTGCGCGCCGGACGGCCTGGCCGCGGTCAGCGACGCCTACGCGCCGTCGAACGTGGCCGGGGTGCAGGCGTACCTGCCCACCCACGCCGAGGCGCACGCCGCGATGCTGAACGCGGGCCTGGACAGCTTCACCGACCAGGACGCCGACCCGACCCTGACGATCGCGAGCGTCACCACCGCGATCGAGGACGGCCTGCTGGAGCAGGGGGTCGTCGACCGCGCCGTGGGCCGGGTGCTGGCGCTGCGGTTCCGGCTGGGCGAGTTCGACCCGCCCGCCGACGACCCCGCCGGCGACCCGGCAGACGGCAACCCGTACGCGGCGATCACGTCCGACGTCATCGGCACGCACGGCGAGCTGGCGCTGGAGGCGGCGCGGCAGGCGGTCGTGCTGCTGCGCAACGACTCCTTCCTGCCGCTGCGGTCCGGTGTGGACCTGGCGGTCATCGGCACGCACGCGGACACCGTCTTCGAGGACTGGTACAGCGGCACCCCGCCCTACCGGGTGACCGTCCGCACCGGACTGGAGCAGTTCGCGACCGTCGCCCACCACGAGGGCGTCGACCGGATCGCGCTGCGCGCGGCGGACGGCCGCCACCTCGGGGTGCGCGGCGGCGTCGTCGGCCTCGGCGACCGGGCGCTGTTCGACCGGTTCGACTGGGGCGACGGGGTGTGGACGCTGCGGGACGTGGCGTCGCGCCGCTACCTCGGGGTGCGGCAGGACGGCACGCTGGTCGCCGAGGCCGTCACGCCCGGCGGCTGGGACGTGCGCGAGCTGTTCGAGCCGCGCCCCACCGACGACGGGGTCGTCCTGCGCAACAAGGTCCAGGGGACCGACATCGGTCCGTTCACCGTGGAGCTGGTGGTCGACGGGACCGCCGCCGCGGCCGAGGTCGCCGCCCGGGCCGAGGTCGCGGTCCTCGTGCTGGGCAACGACCCGCACGTCAACGGCCGCGAGACCCAGGACCGCACCACCCTGCGCCTGCCGAACCTCGACCTGGTCAGGGCGGTCCGCGAGGCCAACCCGAGGACCGTGCTGGTGCTGGTGAGCAGCTACCCGTACACCCTCGACGGCGAGGAGGAGCGGCTCCCGGCGGTCGTGTGGACCGCGCACGGCGGGCAGGAGCAGGGCCGCGCCGTGGCCGAGGCGCTGTTCGGCGCCTACTCGCCGTCCGGCCGGCTGCCCCAGACCTGGTACCGCTCCGACGACGACCTGCCCGACGTGCTCGACTACGACGTCATCCGCGCGGGCAGCACGTACCTGTACTTCACCGGCGACCCGCTGTTCCCGTTCGGCCACGGCCTGGGCTACGCGACGTTCGGCTACTCGGACCTGGCCCACGACGGCGGTGTCGCCCGCGTGTCGATCACCAACACCGGCCTCGTGCCCGGCGCGGAGGTCGTGCAGCTGTACTCGTCGGCCCGGCGGCCCAGGGTGCGGCAGCCCGTGCGCAGGCTCCAGTCGTTCCGGCGCGTGCACCTCGAACCGGGGGAGACCGCGACCGTCGAGCTGCCCGTCGGGCACCTGTGGCACTGGGACGTCACGACCGGGCGCCGCGTCGTCGAGACCGGTCGCTACGAGCTGGCCGTCGGCTCCTCGTCCCGGGAGATCAGGGCACGCCTCGACATCGACGTCGAGGGCGAGGTGATCGCGCCGCGCGCCGGGGTGCTGCGGGCCGTCGACTTCGACGACTGCGACGGCGTGCGGCTGGTGGACGACGAGGTGGAGTTCACCCGCGAGGGCGGCTGGATCGCGTTCCACGACGTGGTGGACGGCGAGCGGTCGGCGCCGCCGGGCACGCGGGTCTCGCGGCGCGACGGCGCGTCGCTGGTGCTCACCGCTGCGGCGGCGGGCGTGCGGGTGAGGGAGGTGCGTTGA
- a CDS encoding LacI family DNA-binding transcriptional regulator codes for MVTIADVARHAGVAPSTVSYVLTGRRSISTATKARVEASVRALGYHPHAGARSLASNRANVLALVLPVREGMHMPVLMQFVVAVANAARRHDHDVLLVTADQGAAGLRRVAGSAQVDGLLVMDVEMHDERVPVLRELDRPSVLIGFPADAAGLTCVDLDFAEAGARCVDHLADLGHTYLALVGAPRAVYQRDTGFAHRTMAGFSAAAMRRGVASTTLPTEPDHESVRVAITGLLDRHPAVTGLVVHNEAALPSVVEVLRTLGRKVPDDIAVIAICPDDQAERLMPPLTSVAVPAEQLGHHAVALLMAKLDRTPTPPLTLLPPRLTERASTTR; via the coding sequence GTGGTCACCATCGCCGATGTCGCGCGGCACGCCGGGGTCGCCCCCAGCACCGTGTCGTACGTGCTGACGGGGCGCCGCTCGATCTCCACGGCGACCAAGGCCAGGGTCGAGGCGAGCGTGCGGGCACTGGGCTACCACCCGCACGCGGGCGCCCGGTCGCTGGCCAGCAACCGGGCCAACGTGCTGGCGCTGGTGCTGCCGGTGCGCGAGGGCATGCACATGCCGGTGCTGATGCAGTTCGTCGTCGCGGTCGCCAACGCGGCCCGCCGGCACGACCACGACGTGCTGCTGGTGACCGCCGACCAGGGCGCGGCCGGTCTGCGCAGGGTGGCGGGCAGCGCCCAGGTCGACGGCCTGCTCGTGATGGACGTGGAGATGCACGACGAGCGCGTGCCGGTGCTGCGGGAGCTGGACCGGCCCTCGGTGCTGATCGGCTTCCCCGCCGACGCGGCCGGGCTGACGTGCGTGGACCTGGACTTCGCCGAGGCGGGCGCCCGCTGCGTGGACCACCTGGCCGACCTCGGGCACACCTACCTGGCGCTCGTCGGCGCGCCGCGCGCGGTCTACCAGCGCGACACCGGCTTCGCGCACCGCACCATGGCCGGGTTCAGCGCCGCCGCCATGCGCCGCGGCGTCGCCTCCACGACCCTGCCCACCGAACCCGACCACGAGTCGGTGCGCGTGGCCATCACCGGCCTGCTGGACCGGCACCCCGCCGTGACCGGCCTGGTCGTGCACAACGAGGCCGCCCTGCCCTCGGTCGTGGAGGTGCTGCGCACGCTGGGCCGCAAGGTGCCCGACGACATCGCGGTGATCGCGATCTGCCCCGACGACCAGGCCGAGCGGCTGATGCCGCCGCTGACCTCGGTGGCGGTGCCCGCCGAGCAGCTCGGCCACCACGCGGTCGCGCTGCTGATGGCCAAGCTCGACCGCACCCCGACGCCCCCGCTCACGCTGCTGCCGCCACGGCTGACCGAGCGGGCGAGCACCACGCGCTGA